The DNA sequence TCAGCCTATCTCCGAGAGCGCCCTTTGGATCTCTTTTGCGACGCGCTCGGCGGCCTCCCTGGGATCCGGGGCCTGGCGGATGGGCCTGCCCACCACTATATAGTCCGCACCGTCCCGGACGGCTTCGTAGGGAGAGACGACCCGTTTCTGGTCGTCCTTTTTATCCTCTTTCTCTTCGGAAAACCTTATCCCCGGGGTCACCGCTATAAAGTCCGGGCCGAACGCTTCCTTGACCAACTTTACTTCGAGACCGGAGCAGACTATCCCGGCGCACCCGGCCTCGTTCGCGAGATTCGCGCGATGGAGGACCAGGGCCTCCGGCAGTCTCAGGCGCGGAGCCACCTCCTCAAGGTCGTTCTGCGAGAGGCTCGTAAGTACTGTAACGCCGAGGACTTTTAACTCTCTTGAACCTGCCCCGACCACCGCTTCGAGCAGCGCGGGGCTGTCGCAGTGGACCGTTACGAAATCAACGCCCAGCCCGGCCGCGGAGTTCATGGCCCCCCTGACGGTAGCCGGGATGTCGTGGAAC is a window from the Thermodesulfobacteriota bacterium genome containing:
- the pyrF gene encoding orotidine-5'-phosphate decarboxylase, whose amino-acid sequence is MPGISPKDRIILPLDVPTTGEALSLVKTLKEHVGVFKIGLELFVGEGPDVVTRVKAEAPDAKIFLDMKFHDIPATVRGAMNSAAGLGVDFVTVHCDSPALLEAVVGAGSRELKVLGVTVLTSLSQNDLEEVAPRLRLPEALVLHRANLANEAGCAGIVCSGLEVKLVKEAFGPDFIAVTPGIRFSEEKEDKKDDQKRVVSPYEAVRDGADYIVVGRPIRQAPDPREAAERVAKEIQRALSEIG